A genome region from Stenotrophomonas maltophilia includes the following:
- a CDS encoding sensor histidine kinase, translating into MTERVHSLRGLLLRRLWLPLLVLMLCSAVGSFALARFYAGQVYDRWLLDSAMSLSELVKVQDDQVSIEITPAVSRMFTWDTADEVHGEVVDAAGGRLYGDLPGALPRPTVAADGNDAVYYDARLRGQAVRMVEVVVSAGPGHDIRLRVAETLRKRHRLERKLLMTSIPFQTAILALAAWLAWSGTGAAARHANQVARRLASPRPDPLAPLEPAQEAPRELWPAVEAYNALLQRLDAMQAAQRRFVSNAAHQLRTPLAAMQVELESSLRQHDPQAQQLALSGTLAGLARLQHLVNQLLMLSRSEDSHGGALPLQAVELAGLARGVVERYADRALAAGVDLGYDGPDDGVPVQGDPQLLREALGNLLDNALRYGAVRGVITLGVQQDADRVQVWVDDDGPGIAEAERGRVTERFYRVSSEGDGCGLGLAIVAEIAQRHGAAMVIDTAPIGGARVGLRFT; encoded by the coding sequence GTGACTGAGCGAGTGCACAGCCTTCGCGGCCTGCTGCTGCGTCGCCTGTGGCTGCCGCTGCTGGTGTTGATGCTGTGCAGCGCGGTCGGCTCGTTCGCGCTGGCCCGCTTCTATGCCGGCCAGGTCTACGACCGCTGGCTGCTGGACTCGGCGATGTCGTTGTCCGAACTGGTGAAGGTGCAGGACGACCAAGTTTCCATCGAGATCACGCCGGCGGTCTCGCGCATGTTCACCTGGGACACCGCCGACGAAGTGCATGGCGAGGTAGTCGACGCCGCGGGCGGGCGCCTGTATGGCGATCTGCCCGGAGCATTGCCGCGCCCAACGGTCGCCGCCGATGGCAACGACGCGGTCTACTACGACGCACGCCTGCGCGGCCAGGCGGTGCGCATGGTGGAAGTGGTGGTCAGCGCCGGGCCAGGCCATGACATCCGCCTGCGCGTGGCCGAAACGCTGCGCAAGCGCCATCGCCTGGAACGCAAGCTGCTGATGACCAGCATCCCGTTCCAGACCGCGATCCTGGCACTGGCCGCATGGCTGGCCTGGTCGGGCACCGGCGCCGCCGCCCGGCACGCCAACCAGGTCGCGCGGCGATTGGCCAGCCCGCGGCCGGATCCGCTTGCGCCGCTGGAACCGGCGCAGGAAGCGCCGCGCGAACTGTGGCCTGCGGTGGAGGCCTACAACGCGCTGCTGCAACGCCTGGACGCCATGCAGGCTGCGCAGCGACGTTTCGTCAGCAATGCCGCGCACCAGCTGCGCACGCCCTTGGCGGCGATGCAGGTCGAACTCGAAAGCTCATTGCGCCAGCATGATCCGCAGGCGCAGCAACTGGCCTTGTCCGGCACGCTGGCGGGGTTGGCGCGGCTGCAGCATCTGGTGAACCAGCTGTTGATGCTCAGCCGTTCCGAGGATTCGCACGGCGGTGCGCTGCCGTTGCAGGCGGTGGAACTGGCCGGATTGGCGCGTGGCGTCGTGGAGCGCTACGCCGACCGGGCACTGGCCGCAGGCGTGGACCTGGGTTACGACGGGCCCGATGACGGGGTGCCGGTGCAGGGTGACCCGCAGCTGTTGCGCGAGGCACTGGGCAACCTGCTGGACAACGCATTGCGCTATGGCGCAGTGCGCGGCGTGATCACGCTGGGTGTGCAGCAGGATGCCGACCGCGTGCAAGTGTGGGTGGACGATGATGGCCCCGGCATCGCCGAGGCCGAGCGCGGCCGTGTCACGGAACGCTTCTACCGCGTGAGCAGCGAAGGCGATGGGTGTGGATTGGGGCTGGCGATCGTGGCCGAGATCGCGCAACGGCACGGCGCGGCTATGGTGATTGATACGGCACCGATCGGTGGCGCGCGGGTGGGATTGCGGTTCACCTGA
- a CDS encoding response regulator — protein MRILLIEDDAALADGLIRALQGAGHLCDHLSRGLHAPAALASAPYDVMVLDLSLPDVDGLDLLSRLRNDGVTLPVLILTARDGVEDRILGLDRGGDDYLAKPFALGELEARLRALSRRRSDAPAQKRLGRLCFDSIRNEVQVDGQRIELTARELALVDALMQHPGRTVTKQRLFDALYSWDHEANLSVIEVHVSRLRRKLEQARAGVGVRMLRGLGYRLEAGGD, from the coding sequence ATGCGAATCCTGCTGATCGAAGACGATGCCGCTCTGGCCGATGGACTGATCCGCGCCCTGCAGGGCGCCGGTCATCTATGCGACCACCTTTCGCGCGGGTTGCACGCGCCCGCAGCGTTGGCCAGCGCACCGTATGACGTGATGGTGCTGGACCTCTCGCTGCCCGACGTCGATGGCCTGGACCTGCTGTCGCGGCTGCGCAACGATGGCGTCACCCTGCCGGTGCTGATCCTGACGGCACGCGACGGCGTGGAGGACCGCATCCTTGGGCTGGACCGGGGTGGCGACGATTACCTGGCCAAGCCGTTCGCACTGGGTGAGCTGGAAGCACGCCTGCGCGCGTTGTCACGCCGGCGCAGCGACGCGCCGGCGCAGAAGCGGCTCGGGCGCCTGTGCTTCGACAGCATCCGCAATGAAGTACAGGTGGATGGCCAGCGCATCGAACTGACCGCGCGCGAGCTGGCGCTGGTCGATGCCCTGATGCAGCATCCCGGTCGCACTGTCACCAAGCAGCGCCTGTTCGATGCGTTGTACAGCTGGGACCACGAAGCCAACCTGTCGGTGATCGAGGTGCATGTCAGCCGCCTGCGCCGCAAGCTGGAACAGGCGCGTGCCGGCGTTGGCGTCCGCATGCTGCGCGGCCTCGGCTACCGCCTGGAGGCCGGTGGTGACTGA
- a CDS encoding TolC family protein translates to MNFTSCLVAVLATLWCAPSASALSLQEAQRAMEAHNPDLRAAALELRGAQGDAQTAALRPATELSIGTSKISPKQGIGPGRWQDKRMDSTVGLGWTWERGGKRALRVRQAEALLEVAGLEMLDTRRRQQVALHEAYFGLKGAQERAQIADANRQSSAEQMAAAAKQVATGAMAPVDRARLAVDDLAVADAAREAALDLRDARHALGLLLGSDDNHDLTADDPWPDANSVADVRAFDPLQRADLRAARSRLAAADAGVALARSERHRDIQLGVEAEREPTDISGVTWGVSLTIPLGSPSRARGAIQRAEADRDSAALELQVLQREARAELDQLQAGAQSAAQRRTEYEGLHADAARKAVQGIELAYRRGAASLTDLLDARRSWRDFEAALIDARADHAIALARWEAATSVVEGESR, encoded by the coding sequence ATGAACTTCACCTCTTGTCTCGTGGCCGTACTCGCCACTCTTTGGTGCGCGCCCTCGGCTTCGGCGTTGTCCCTGCAGGAAGCACAGCGTGCAATGGAAGCACACAACCCGGACCTGCGCGCGGCGGCGCTGGAACTACGCGGGGCGCAGGGCGATGCGCAGACAGCGGCATTGCGCCCGGCCACCGAGCTGTCGATCGGCACCAGCAAGATCAGCCCCAAGCAGGGCATCGGCCCCGGGCGCTGGCAGGACAAGCGGATGGACAGCACCGTGGGCCTGGGCTGGACCTGGGAACGCGGTGGCAAGCGCGCATTGCGCGTCCGCCAGGCGGAAGCGCTGCTGGAGGTGGCCGGGCTGGAGATGCTGGATACCCGGCGCCGACAGCAGGTGGCGCTGCATGAAGCCTACTTCGGCCTGAAGGGCGCACAGGAGCGGGCGCAGATTGCCGATGCCAACCGCCAGAGCTCGGCCGAGCAGATGGCGGCGGCGGCCAAGCAGGTTGCTACCGGCGCGATGGCGCCGGTGGATCGCGCGCGGCTTGCGGTGGACGACCTGGCCGTCGCCGACGCGGCGCGCGAGGCGGCCCTGGATCTGCGCGATGCGCGGCATGCGCTGGGCCTGCTGCTCGGCAGCGACGACAACCACGACCTCACTGCCGATGACCCCTGGCCGGATGCCAACAGCGTGGCCGATGTGCGCGCGTTCGACCCGCTGCAGCGCGCCGATCTGCGTGCGGCGCGTTCGCGCCTGGCCGCCGCCGACGCTGGTGTGGCACTGGCGCGCAGCGAGCGCCATCGCGACATCCAGCTGGGCGTGGAAGCCGAACGCGAGCCGACCGACATCAGCGGTGTGACCTGGGGTGTGTCGTTGACCATTCCACTGGGTAGCCCATCGCGTGCACGCGGCGCGATCCAGCGTGCCGAGGCTGACCGTGACAGCGCAGCGTTGGAGCTGCAGGTGCTGCAGCGCGAAGCGCGGGCCGAGCTGGACCAGTTGCAGGCCGGCGCGCAGTCCGCCGCGCAACGGCGCACCGAGTACGAAGGCCTGCACGCCGACGCCGCGCGCAAGGCGGTGCAGGGCATCGAACTGGCCTACCGCCGTGGTGCCGCCAGCCTGACCGATCTGCTGGATGCGCGCCGCAGCTGGCGCGACTTCGAAGCTGCACTGATCGACGCGCGTGCCGACCATGCCATTGCCCTGGCGCGCTGGGAAGCGGCCACATCCGTTGTTGAAGGAGAGTCCCGATGA
- a CDS encoding efflux RND transporter periplasmic adaptor subunit encodes MKSIVAHRPRARHAVLPALLALALLSGCGREPASYAEGAPQVSASQIQFPADSRQLDVLRSEAVTAGASSSLQLPGRVAWDETRSSALHTPLPGQVARIEAQPGQRVKAGQVIAWITSPEFGQAQAEGARGRAELQQARKELERTRELHAAGVASGRELDEAEANFAGSQADHARATAFARAYGNGQRVDQRLPLRAPIDGVLVERRMSPGMSVSPDSEQPLAVIGDPDRLWLLLDIPESMAGRLKAGMPVSVSGADGQPLQATLQHVDDFVDSDRRVVQARAELDNRARAFKAGQYVRAQVALPAEGGVSLPDAAVLLIDGKQVVFVEEGKGRFVRHAVHAEELGDGRLWVREGLAAGSRVVVEGGLLLQQLVDSAPAAASAGTGHAAP; translated from the coding sequence ATGAAGTCCATCGTCGCCCATCGCCCACGGGCGCGACATGCTGTGCTGCCAGCGCTGCTGGCGCTGGCCCTGCTGAGCGGCTGTGGCCGCGAGCCGGCGTCCTATGCCGAGGGCGCGCCGCAGGTCAGCGCCAGCCAGATCCAGTTTCCCGCCGACAGTCGCCAGCTGGATGTGCTGCGCAGTGAAGCGGTGACCGCTGGCGCCAGCAGCAGCCTGCAGCTGCCGGGTCGGGTGGCCTGGGACGAAACGCGCTCCAGCGCACTGCACACCCCGCTGCCGGGGCAGGTCGCGCGCATCGAGGCGCAGCCGGGGCAGAGAGTGAAGGCAGGGCAGGTGATCGCCTGGATCACCTCGCCGGAGTTCGGCCAGGCCCAGGCCGAGGGCGCGCGTGGCCGTGCCGAACTGCAGCAGGCACGCAAGGAGCTGGAGCGCACCCGCGAGCTGCACGCCGCGGGTGTGGCGTCGGGCCGTGAACTGGATGAAGCCGAAGCGAACTTCGCTGGCAGCCAGGCTGATCATGCGCGTGCGACCGCCTTCGCCAGGGCCTACGGCAATGGCCAGCGCGTCGACCAGCGCCTGCCGCTGCGCGCGCCCATTGATGGCGTCCTGGTGGAGCGGCGGATGAGCCCGGGAATGTCGGTCAGCCCCGACAGTGAACAACCATTGGCGGTGATCGGCGATCCGGACCGCCTGTGGTTGCTGCTGGACATTCCCGAAAGCATGGCAGGGCGGCTGAAGGCCGGCATGCCGGTCAGCGTGTCGGGCGCAGATGGCCAGCCGCTGCAGGCGACCCTGCAGCATGTGGACGATTTCGTCGACAGCGATCGCCGCGTGGTGCAGGCACGCGCCGAACTGGACAACCGGGCTCGCGCATTCAAGGCCGGCCAGTACGTGCGTGCGCAGGTGGCGTTGCCGGCCGAGGGCGGCGTGTCGCTTCCGGATGCGGCGGTGCTGCTGATCGACGGCAAGCAGGTGGTGTTCGTGGAGGAAGGCAAGGGCCGCTTCGTGCGCCACGCCGTGCATGCTGAAGAGCTGGGTGACGGCCGCCTGTGGGTGCGTGAAGGCCTGGCGGCGGGCAGCAGGGTGGTCGTCGAGGGTGGCCTGCTGCTGCAGCAACTGGTCGACAGCGCGCCGGCCGCCGCCAGCGCCGGCACGGGGCATGCCGCCCCATGA
- a CDS encoding efflux RND transporter permease subunit yields the protein MIDRLIAYCLRQPLMVMLALLLFIGAGIAAFRVLPVEAFPDVSDTQVTVVSLHPGRAAEEVEREVTMPLEVALSGIPHSVRVFSHTQFGLSMIILSFDDKADDYFARQQVLERLQGVELPEGVTPELEAMSSAVGEIYRYVLKGPHMTPTQLRTVQEWTMERSLRTVPGVADVISFGGFARTFQVKPDLDKLRDRGISLGEFAEALEKGSSNAGGGYVERGQQQFLIRGVGLMRSPADIGNVVVAQRSGTPILVRDLASIADTGLPRQGLVGQDDNDDAVFGMVLMRKGENPSDVLDALHSRIAEIEANQLPAGMSIEPFYDRSWLVSTTLKTVFRNLLEGAVLVFLVLWLFLYNARAALIVATMMPLALLSTFLGLHLWGVPANLLSLGAMDFGIIIDGAVIVTEHIVSRLSKLPPNADRKTRFSTILSAASEVGRPTFFSMMIIIAAHIPIFTLQRQEGRMFAPMAYSVTSALIGALILALTVVPLFCFWWLRRDRMRDGNPLMDRLTGWYKPVLERALARPRAVVLTAVALLVATLALGTRLGSEFLPELDEGSIWLTATLDPSTSLAEAQQQSRRIRELVGSFPQVSTVVAKLGRPEDGSDAKGANQIEALVALRPEKEWPKGVDKRQLVSDLQRTLEQRIPGPEFSISQPVRDNILESISQIKGQVVIKVSGSDLEVLNRQAQAILAQVRGVEGVESAFIDRDGSLPQLQIEIDRDRAARYGLNVRDVDEVIETALGGRQVGELWEGDRKFPITLRLDDADRDLQRLRTVPVGIGDGHTVTLSDVADFRMASGAINISRENAQRVKAVSIFIAGRDMGSVVADMRKRVDANVQLTEGYRLEWSGEFENQQRAMKRLGWVIPLSVLIIFVLLFDAFKDISSAALILANVPLAMIGGILALWLTGIPLSVSAAIGFIALFGQAVLNGVVMLSRFAQLREQGMDLLQSVVQGSLQRLRTVLMTALLAMFGLLPMATSHAIGAETQKPLAVVVIGGLLSAMLLTLLVLPTLYYWVHRRREARSA from the coding sequence ATGATCGATCGCCTGATTGCCTATTGCCTGCGCCAGCCGCTGATGGTGATGCTGGCACTGCTGCTGTTCATCGGCGCTGGCATTGCCGCGTTCCGAGTGCTGCCGGTGGAGGCCTTCCCGGATGTGTCCGACACCCAGGTGACGGTGGTGTCGCTGCATCCCGGCCGTGCCGCCGAGGAGGTGGAACGCGAGGTGACCATGCCGCTGGAAGTGGCACTGTCCGGTATACCGCATTCGGTGCGGGTGTTCTCGCACACCCAGTTCGGCCTGTCGATGATCATCCTGTCCTTCGACGACAAGGCCGATGACTATTTCGCGCGCCAGCAGGTGCTGGAACGCCTGCAGGGCGTGGAGCTGCCGGAAGGGGTAACCCCGGAGCTGGAGGCGATGAGCTCGGCGGTGGGGGAGATCTATCGCTATGTGCTGAAAGGCCCGCACATGACGCCGACCCAGCTGCGTACCGTGCAGGAATGGACGATGGAGCGCAGCCTGCGCACTGTTCCCGGCGTGGCCGATGTGATCAGCTTCGGTGGCTTCGCACGCACCTTCCAGGTCAAGCCGGACCTGGACAAGCTGCGTGACCGCGGCATCAGCCTGGGTGAGTTCGCCGAGGCGCTGGAAAAGGGCAGCTCGAATGCGGGAGGCGGCTATGTGGAACGCGGGCAGCAGCAGTTCCTGATCCGTGGCGTGGGCCTGATGCGTTCGCCGGCCGACATTGGCAACGTGGTGGTGGCACAGCGCAGTGGTACGCCGATCCTGGTGCGTGATCTGGCCAGCATCGCCGATACCGGCCTGCCGCGGCAGGGCCTGGTCGGCCAGGACGACAACGATGACGCGGTGTTCGGCATGGTGCTGATGCGCAAGGGCGAGAACCCGTCCGACGTGCTCGACGCCCTGCATTCGCGCATCGCCGAGATCGAAGCGAACCAGCTGCCGGCCGGGATGAGCATCGAGCCGTTCTATGACCGCTCATGGCTGGTCTCGACTACGCTGAAGACCGTGTTCCGCAACCTGCTGGAAGGTGCAGTGCTGGTGTTCCTGGTGCTGTGGCTGTTCCTGTACAACGCCCGCGCCGCGCTGATCGTGGCAACAATGATGCCGCTGGCGTTGCTGTCCACCTTCCTCGGCCTGCACCTGTGGGGCGTGCCGGCCAACCTGCTGTCGCTCGGTGCGATGGACTTCGGCATCATCATCGATGGCGCGGTGATCGTGACCGAGCACATCGTTTCGCGACTATCGAAGCTGCCGCCCAACGCCGACAGGAAGACACGCTTCTCGACCATCCTGTCGGCGGCATCCGAAGTGGGGCGACCGACGTTCTTCTCGATGATGATCATCATCGCCGCGCACATCCCGATCTTCACTCTGCAGCGCCAGGAGGGTCGCATGTTCGCGCCGATGGCGTACTCGGTGACCTCGGCGCTGATCGGTGCCTTGATCCTGGCGTTGACCGTAGTGCCGCTGTTCTGCTTCTGGTGGCTGCGGCGCGACCGCATGCGTGACGGCAATCCGCTGATGGATCGCCTGACCGGATGGTACAAGCCGGTGCTGGAGCGCGCCCTGGCGCGACCGCGCGCGGTGGTGCTGACCGCGGTGGCGCTGCTGGTCGCCACCCTGGCGCTAGGCACGCGGTTGGGTTCGGAGTTCCTGCCGGAGCTGGACGAGGGTTCGATCTGGCTGACCGCCACGCTCGACCCCAGTACCAGCCTGGCCGAGGCACAGCAGCAGTCGCGGCGCATCCGCGAGCTGGTCGGCAGCTTCCCGCAGGTGTCGACGGTGGTGGCCAAGCTCGGCCGACCGGAAGACGGCTCCGATGCCAAGGGCGCCAACCAGATCGAGGCACTGGTAGCACTGAGACCAGAGAAGGAGTGGCCGAAGGGCGTGGACAAGCGGCAGCTCGTGAGTGACCTGCAACGCACCTTGGAGCAACGCATTCCGGGCCCGGAGTTCTCGATCTCGCAGCCGGTGCGCGACAACATCCTGGAGAGCATTTCGCAGATCAAGGGCCAGGTGGTGATCAAGGTCAGCGGCTCGGACCTGGAGGTGCTGAACCGGCAGGCGCAGGCCATCCTGGCCCAGGTGCGCGGCGTGGAGGGCGTGGAGAGTGCCTTCATCGACCGTGATGGCTCGCTGCCGCAGCTGCAGATCGAGATCGATCGCGACCGTGCCGCGCGCTACGGCCTGAACGTGCGGGACGTCGACGAGGTGATCGAGACCGCGCTGGGCGGACGTCAGGTGGGCGAGCTGTGGGAGGGCGACCGCAAGTTCCCGATCACGCTGCGACTGGACGACGCCGACCGTGACCTGCAGCGCCTGCGCACGGTGCCGGTGGGCATCGGCGATGGCCATACGGTGACGCTGTCCGACGTGGCCGACTTCCGCATGGCCAGTGGCGCGATCAATATCTCGCGTGAGAACGCACAGCGGGTAAAGGCGGTCAGCATCTTCATCGCCGGGCGTGACATGGGCAGCGTGGTGGCCGACATGCGCAAGCGCGTGGATGCGAACGTGCAGCTGACGGAGGGTTACCGGCTGGAGTGGTCCGGTGAATTCGAGAACCAGCAGCGCGCGATGAAGCGGCTGGGCTGGGTGATTCCACTGTCGGTGCTGATCATCTTCGTGTTGCTGTTCGATGCCTTCAAGGACATCAGCAGCGCCGCGCTGATCCTGGCCAACGTGCCGTTGGCGATGATCGGCGGCATCCTGGCGCTGTGGCTGACCGGCATTCCGCTGTCGGTGTCGGCGGCGATTGGATTCATCGCCCTGTTCGGGCAGGCGGTACTGAACGGGGTGGTGATGCTCAGTCGATTTGCCCAGCTGCGCGAACAGGGCATGGACCTGCTGCAGTCGGTGGTACAGGGCTCGCTGCAGCGCCTGCGCACGGTGCTGATGACCGCGCTGCTGGCGATGTTCGGCCTGCTGCCGATGGCCACCTCGCACGCGATCGGTGCCGAGACCCAGAAGCCGCTGGCGGTGGTGGTGATCGGCGGCCTGCTGTCGGCGATGCTGCTGACCCTGCTGGTGCTGCCCACGCTGTACTACTGGGTGCATCGCCGCCGCGAGGCCCGTTCCGCCTGA
- a CDS encoding SDR family oxidoreductase, translating to MPTPPVRRVALVTGGSRGIGAAISRRLAADGHAVAINYAGRRDDAEALAAELNAAGAQAIALQADVADPQAVRRLFDAIEARFGGIDVVVNSAGVLQLAPLADTDDALFERVIGINLKGAFNVLRESARRVRDGGRLITLSTSVVGIKLENYSVYAASKAAVETMGAILSKELRGRNITVNAVAPGPTATDLFLEGKSPELIERLAKLNPLERLGTPEDIAGAVGFLASPDGGWINGQVLRANGGMA from the coding sequence ATGCCTACTCCCCCCGTCCGCCGCGTCGCCCTGGTCACGGGCGGCTCCCGCGGTATCGGCGCCGCCATCTCACGTCGGCTCGCGGCCGATGGCCACGCGGTCGCGATCAACTATGCCGGGCGCCGTGACGACGCCGAGGCGCTGGCTGCCGAACTCAATGCAGCCGGCGCGCAGGCCATCGCACTGCAGGCCGATGTCGCCGATCCGCAGGCGGTGCGGCGGCTGTTCGATGCCATCGAAGCCCGTTTCGGCGGCATCGACGTGGTGGTCAACAGCGCCGGCGTATTGCAGCTGGCACCACTGGCCGACACCGACGACGCCCTGTTCGAGCGGGTGATCGGCATCAACCTCAAGGGCGCCTTCAATGTGCTGCGTGAAAGCGCGCGACGCGTGCGCGACGGTGGCCGGCTGATCACCCTGTCCACCAGCGTGGTCGGCATCAAGCTGGAGAACTACAGCGTGTACGCGGCCAGCAAGGCGGCGGTGGAGACGATGGGCGCGATCCTCAGCAAGGAGCTGCGCGGGCGCAACATCACCGTGAACGCAGTGGCACCGGGCCCCACCGCCACCGACCTGTTCCTGGAGGGAAAATCGCCGGAGCTGATCGAGCGGTTGGCCAAGCTGAATCCCCTGGAACGGCTGGGTACGCCCGAGGACATCGCAGGTGCGGTCGGGTTCCTGGCCAGCCCCGATGGCGGGTGGATCAACGGCCAGGTGCTGCGCGCCAACGGCGGGATGGCGTAG
- a CDS encoding LysR family transcriptional regulator yields the protein MDRFTAMRAFVRIVERRSFTRASEDLGLPRATVTDAIKALETRLGVRLLHRTTRLVVPTLEGEAFYGRCLRLIADMDDAEAAFRDVPPRGPLRIEVHGTLGRHLLLPHLPDFLQRYPEIELEVSEGDRYVDLLREGVDAALRVGALADSDLAARRLTMLREVTVASPGYVQDRGLPGSIESLLHGHEMVGYRSSATGQLIPLEFQQGMQVRYVPLPARVRVSGADAFLGAALAGLGIIQAPRYRMDPYIARGQLLELLPEVPPTPSPLNLVYLRSRTPSPRLRVFIDWVAGVFDPTGVAGQRPALPG from the coding sequence ATGGACCGTTTCACGGCAATGCGCGCCTTCGTCCGTATTGTCGAGCGCCGCAGCTTCACGCGTGCCTCCGAAGACCTGGGCCTGCCGCGCGCCACGGTGACCGATGCGATCAAGGCGTTGGAAACGCGGCTGGGCGTGCGCCTGTTGCACCGGACCACGCGGTTGGTGGTGCCGACGCTGGAAGGTGAGGCCTTCTACGGCCGTTGCCTGCGCCTGATCGCCGACATGGACGACGCAGAAGCCGCGTTCCGTGACGTACCCCCGCGTGGCCCGCTGCGAATCGAGGTGCATGGCACGCTGGGGCGACATCTGCTGCTTCCGCACCTGCCGGACTTCCTGCAGCGCTACCCGGAGATCGAGCTGGAGGTCAGCGAGGGCGACCGCTATGTGGATCTGCTGCGCGAGGGTGTGGACGCGGCGCTGCGGGTCGGCGCGCTGGCCGACAGTGATCTGGCGGCGCGACGGTTGACGATGCTGCGTGAGGTCACGGTGGCCTCGCCAGGCTACGTGCAGGACAGGGGCCTGCCGGGCAGCATCGAATCCCTGCTGCATGGCCACGAAATGGTCGGCTATCGCTCCAGTGCCACCGGCCAGCTGATTCCGTTGGAGTTCCAGCAAGGCATGCAGGTGCGCTATGTGCCGCTCCCCGCACGGGTGCGTGTTTCCGGCGCGGATGCGTTCCTGGGCGCCGCGCTGGCGGGGCTGGGAATCATCCAGGCACCGCGCTACCGGATGGACCCGTACATCGCGCGTGGGCAACTGCTCGAACTGCTGCCGGAGGTGCCGCCGACGCCGAGTCCGTTGAACTTGGTCTACCTGCGCAGCCGCACACCATCGCCACGCCTGCGGGTATTCATTGATTGGGTGGCCGGTGTGTTTGACCCGACAGGGGTTGCGGGCCAGCGGCCGGCACTACCGGGCTGA
- a CDS encoding heavy metal sensor histidine kinase, with the protein MSLRRSIALRLTLLFAIVATLVLAALGVAIYVSARHDLVAQDFSELENKVALIRDLAGNGPASARGQRLAEALGHHPDIAFHIVDGNGAVLFSTAPALLREHARSQPIDAAPRRHDWILADGRCMHALHLRQTLADGSRLVTLLAIDDDRHADFLQSFRHLLAIAIIGAAVASSLLGGYVVRRTLRPLRALADEARQITAGRLQHRLSARSAPAELEQLAQTLNGMLARLQQDFARLTEFSGDLAHELRTPITNMLTQVQVVLAHPRSNEAYRETLASCAEELQQLAQTVGDLLYLAQAEAPGALPSREPVALDGVVDSLLEFYELLAGDRQLTLRREGVASVEGNRLMLHRAIANLLSNALKHAAVGSEVRVRLVVADGVCRVSVHNLGTPIAAEALPRLFDRFYRTERGRHEGAGLGLAITRAIAQAHGGSVSVASDDTGTFFELVLPSTSAR; encoded by the coding sequence ATGAGCCTGCGCCGTTCCATTGCGTTACGGCTGACGCTGCTGTTCGCCATCGTGGCCACCCTGGTGCTGGCCGCATTGGGCGTGGCGATCTATGTCAGCGCCCGCCACGACCTTGTGGCCCAGGACTTCAGCGAACTGGAGAACAAGGTAGCGTTGATCCGTGACCTGGCCGGCAACGGACCTGCATCCGCACGCGGGCAGCGATTGGCGGAGGCACTGGGCCACCATCCGGATATCGCCTTCCACATTGTTGATGGGAACGGCGCGGTGCTGTTTTCCACCGCACCGGCACTGCTGCGCGAGCATGCACGCAGCCAGCCGATCGACGCCGCGCCACGACGACACGACTGGATCCTCGCCGATGGCCGCTGCATGCATGCTCTGCACCTGCGCCAGACCCTGGCCGACGGCAGCCGGCTGGTCACCCTGCTGGCCATCGATGACGACCGCCATGCCGATTTCCTGCAGAGCTTCCGCCATCTTCTTGCAATCGCCATCATTGGCGCCGCGGTGGCCAGCAGCCTGCTCGGCGGCTACGTGGTTCGGCGCACGCTGCGGCCGCTGCGCGCGCTGGCCGATGAGGCCCGGCAGATCACCGCCGGCCGGCTGCAGCACCGGCTGAGTGCACGCAGTGCACCGGCCGAACTGGAACAGCTGGCGCAGACGCTCAACGGGATGCTGGCGCGCCTGCAGCAGGACTTCGCGCGGCTGACCGAGTTCTCCGGTGATCTCGCCCATGAACTGCGCACACCGATCACCAACATGCTGACCCAGGTGCAGGTGGTGCTGGCGCACCCGCGCAGCAACGAGGCCTATCGCGAGACGCTGGCGTCCTGCGCCGAGGAACTGCAGCAGCTGGCGCAGACCGTGGGTGACCTGCTGTACCTGGCGCAGGCCGAAGCGCCGGGTGCACTGCCCTCGCGCGAGCCAGTGGCGCTGGATGGGGTGGTGGATTCGCTGCTGGAGTTCTACGAGCTTCTGGCCGGGGACCGGCAGTTGACCCTGCGCCGCGAAGGTGTGGCGAGCGTGGAAGGCAACCGCTTGATGCTGCACCGGGCGATTGCCAACCTGCTGTCCAACGCGTTGAAGCACGCAGCCGTGGGCAGCGAAGTGCGGGTGCGGCTGGTCGTGGCCGATGGCGTGTGCAGGGTCAGTGTGCACAACCTTGGCACGCCGATCGCCGCCGAAGCGCTGCCGCGCCTGTTCGATCGCTTCTACCGCACCGAACGTGGCCGCCATGAAGGTGCCGGACTAGGCCTGGCGATCACCCGCGCGATTGCACAGGCGCACGGCGGCAGCGTGAGTGTTGCGTCAGATGACACCGGCACCTTTTTCGAGCTGGTGCTGCCGAGCACCTCAGCCCGGTAG